The [Eubacterium] siraeum genome contains a region encoding:
- a CDS encoding ATP-binding cassette domain-containing protein: MKGVTTLLEFQDVKWQLPSGEPIIKGITCKLDSRLTVITGPNGGGKTSLAKLIAGVEKCTSGKILLDGTDITDMDITGRAKLGIAYAFQQPVRFKGLTVRDLLELSAGEKLGHNELCALLGKVGLCAEEYIDREMSGALSGGEAKRIEIATVLARNVKLSVFDEPEAGIDLWSFSRLVETFEEIRNGTTGSLVIISHQERILSIADEIIVVADGTIRTAGPREEVLPKLLGGEYACRCPQRNGGGCQ, translated from the coding sequence ATGAAAGGGGTAACTACTTTGCTGGAATTTCAGGACGTAAAATGGCAGCTTCCAAGCGGAGAACCTATTATAAAAGGCATAACCTGTAAGCTTGACAGCAGGCTTACGGTAATTACAGGGCCAAACGGAGGCGGCAAGACCTCCCTTGCAAAGCTCATCGCAGGTGTGGAAAAATGCACATCTGGCAAGATTCTCCTTGACGGTACGGATATAACGGATATGGACATCACAGGCAGAGCAAAGCTGGGCATCGCCTACGCTTTTCAACAGCCGGTACGCTTCAAGGGTCTTACGGTAAGAGATCTTCTGGAGCTTTCCGCAGGAGAAAAGCTGGGTCACAACGAGCTTTGTGCGCTTCTCGGCAAGGTCGGTCTGTGTGCGGAGGAATATATCGACAGAGAGATGAGCGGCGCTTTATCGGGCGGCGAGGCAAAGCGTATAGAGATTGCGACCGTGCTTGCAAGAAACGTCAAGCTGTCGGTATTTGACGAACCGGAGGCAGGAATAGATCTCTGGAGCTTCTCAAGACTTGTGGAAACGTTTGAAGAAATACGCAACGGCACCACAGGCTCGCTCGTTATAATATCGCATCAGGAGCGTATTCTTTCGATTGCCGATGAAATAATAGTAGTCGCAGACGGCACAATACGCACGGCAGGACCCCGTGAGGAAGTCCTTCCGAAACTGCTCGGCGGAGAATACGCCTGCAGATGTCCCCAGAGAAACGGAGGCGGTTGTCAGTGA
- a CDS encoding RNA 2'-phosphotransferase: MTDTEISRYMALLLRHKPEIAGLVLDKQGWADVDMLLKCISENMEPVSFERLCEIVKNDSKQRYSLSEDKSRIRANQGHSVNVDVGLKATVPPEYLYHGTATRFVESIDSGGIIRKTRLYVHLSRDTETATQVGMRHGKPFIYRVKSGEMARDGYVFYLSENGVWLTENVPVKYLEKTWQDDA; this comes from the coding sequence ATGACAGATACAGAAATCAGCAGATATATGGCACTGCTCTTAAGGCATAAGCCCGAAATAGCAGGACTTGTACTTGACAAACAGGGCTGGGCGGACGTTGATATGCTTCTGAAATGTATAAGCGAAAATATGGAGCCGGTGAGTTTTGAGCGGTTGTGCGAAATCGTGAAAAACGACAGCAAGCAGAGATATTCGTTGAGCGAGGATAAAAGCCGTATCAGAGCGAATCAGGGCCATTCGGTCAATGTTGACGTAGGGCTGAAGGCTACTGTGCCGCCGGAATATCTTTATCACGGCACTGCGACTAGATTTGTTGAATCTATCGACAGCGGCGGGATTATCCGCAAAACAAGGCTTTACGTTCATCTGTCAAGAGATACCGAAACCGCAACGCAGGTTGGTATGCGGCACGGCAAGCCGTTTATATACCGTGTAAAGAGCGGAGAGATGGCAAGGGACGGATATGTGTTTTATCTGTCCGAAAACGGCGTATGGTTGACGGAAAACGTGCCTGTGAAGTACCTTGAAAAAACATGGCAGGATGACGCTTGA
- a CDS encoding SufD family Fe-S cluster assembly protein, with amino-acid sequence MDVNFNGTTAEMLKIISDYDEVTGFNGAYNIREDSKCAGRRSSENITIESKEDKPGINIRVKPFTVGETVFIPACVTHSDVDDLVYNDFYIGEGADVVVVAGCGVHNDGEEQARHNGIHRFFLEKGARVLYKEKHIGTGKGTGLRKIDPVTDCVLDEDSYLEMDTIQLRGVDRTTRSTSAVLGKGAKIVVRERIMTDGDEEAVTKFHVELNGEDSGADLVSRSVARGNSHQAFYSVVEGNNRCTGHSACDAILADNGKVDAQPALNAANVDAALIHEAAIGKIAGEQILKLCSLGLTREEAEEKIIEGFLK; translated from the coding sequence ATGGACGTAAATTTCAACGGCACAACAGCCGAAATGCTTAAGATAATCTCCGATTATGATGAAGTTACCGGCTTCAACGGCGCATACAATATCCGTGAGGACAGCAAGTGCGCCGGCAGAAGATCGTCGGAGAATATCACTATCGAATCAAAAGAAGACAAGCCGGGTATAAATATCCGTGTAAAGCCCTTTACTGTTGGCGAAACGGTATTCATTCCCGCCTGCGTTACCCACAGTGACGTTGACGACCTTGTTTATAACGATTTCTACATCGGCGAGGGCGCTGACGTTGTTGTAGTAGCAGGATGCGGCGTGCATAATGATGGTGAGGAGCAGGCTCGTCACAACGGCATTCACCGCTTCTTCCTTGAAAAAGGCGCAAGAGTGCTTTACAAGGAAAAGCATATCGGAACAGGCAAAGGCACAGGACTAAGAAAGATTGACCCCGTCACAGACTGCGTTCTTGACGAGGATTCATATCTTGAGATGGATACGATACAGCTCAGAGGTGTTGACAGAACAACAAGAAGCACTTCCGCCGTACTCGGCAAGGGTGCAAAGATAGTTGTCCGTGAGCGTATAATGACCGACGGTGACGAGGAGGCTGTAACAAAGTTCCATGTCGAGCTTAACGGCGAGGACAGCGGCGCAGACCTTGTTTCACGCTCTGTTGCAAGAGGAAATTCCCATCAGGCATTTTACTCCGTAGTCGAGGGCAACAACCGTTGCACAGGCCATTCCGCCTGTGATGCGATACTTGCGGATAACGGCAAGGTCGATGCACAGCCGGCTCTCAATGCGGCAAATGTTGATGCAGCACTTATTCACGAGGCGGCTATCGGCAAGATAGCAGGCGAACAGATATTAAAGCTCTGCTCGCTGGGTCTTACAAGAGAAGAAGCCGAAGAGAAAATAATCGAGGGCTTCCTGAAATAA
- a CDS encoding EpsG family protein, whose amino-acid sequence MAVYLILMALVLVLAYPLIEHKPNVVKKLCYVIVTFGAMYLISVFRYGLGNDYYSYIYIFWNIKNAPGLSIFNYGYEPGFTIVTKLISMFTADVNIMYAVYALLILIPTAYAIFRYSENIWMSTMMFISLTFFYCSLSFIRQSIAFAIILCAYRFMKERNHFMVLLFIFLACLFHSTVIVLIPLYLIAAFIKPTKITVPIYAILTALVYLLSWPILRFAVVLLPQYKGYLELNFITQGYSPVYIIVPAIITALALIAHFTGYGKAYPKESALFTNFAIFNFIIWFIATKHFVIERFSMYLYIMMIMFIPSIARYYMNCAKVYLARRKNPDAVVEFDKTVDEVIRSKHPEKYAKKYAAEPKKEKAVSQPVPEKAEPELSDIEKEKQRILAEIMAEDGGDSNIVTKPIEAVENKKPEKQKKYSSVFGEQFNADERYMPKNRVFKKRRNGFVNFVTRPVTIFAAFLVVVVGANLWYNYFGLTVSKKGFHGVMPYKSIAPQYTEFVLSKESKDEKNTNLRSEDNFLNYMYRLKEGENFTAIISARGDVTGGYNDGALSAVKDLGLEKLLTAQKNQRYIAIIEGGKVVREELSDDRIDTGVIDVLGYKTQIISDADESIVKMGNKNYSLNERGMNIVVLDNTTRNIVDKVRFKTYYVMLSATR is encoded by the coding sequence ATGGCAGTATATCTTATACTTATGGCACTTGTGCTTGTGCTAGCTTATCCGCTCATCGAGCATAAGCCGAATGTGGTGAAGAAGCTCTGTTATGTTATCGTGACATTCGGGGCAATGTATCTTATAAGCGTATTCAGATACGGACTGGGAAACGATTATTATTCGTATATCTATATTTTCTGGAATATCAAGAATGCACCCGGACTTTCGATATTCAACTACGGGTATGAGCCGGGCTTTACAATCGTCACAAAGCTGATCTCGATGTTTACCGCAGATGTGAATATAATGTATGCGGTGTACGCACTGCTGATACTTATACCTACGGCGTATGCGATATTCCGTTACAGTGAAAATATATGGATGTCAACGATGATGTTCATATCGCTGACGTTCTTCTACTGCTCGCTGAGCTTTATCCGTCAGTCGATAGCGTTTGCAATCATACTCTGCGCTTACAGATTTATGAAGGAACGCAATCATTTCATGGTGCTGTTGTTTATTTTCTTAGCGTGTCTGTTCCACAGTACAGTAATAGTGCTGATACCGCTGTATCTGATTGCGGCGTTCATAAAGCCCACAAAGATAACCGTACCGATATATGCGATATTGACAGCGCTTGTATATCTGCTTTCGTGGCCGATACTGCGGTTTGCGGTTGTGCTTCTTCCGCAGTACAAGGGCTACCTTGAACTTAACTTTATCACGCAGGGCTATTCACCTGTTTATATTATAGTGCCTGCGATAATCACGGCACTTGCGCTTATCGCACATTTCACGGGATACGGAAAGGCATATCCGAAAGAGTCGGCACTGTTCACGAACTTTGCGATATTCAACTTCATAATATGGTTTATAGCGACAAAGCACTTTGTTATCGAGCGTTTCTCGATGTATCTGTACATTATGATGATAATGTTCATACCGTCAATAGCAAGGTACTATATGAACTGCGCAAAGGTTTATCTTGCACGCAGGAAAAATCCCGATGCTGTGGTTGAATTCGATAAAACGGTAGATGAGGTCATACGTTCCAAGCATCCCGAAAAATATGCCAAGAAGTATGCCGCCGAACCCAAAAAGGAAAAAGCGGTTTCGCAGCCCGTACCCGAAAAGGCGGAGCCTGAACTGAGCGATATAGAAAAGGAAAAGCAGAGAATTTTAGCCGAAATCATGGCTGAGGACGGCGGCGACAGCAATATAGTGACAAAGCCGATTGAAGCTGTGGAAAACAAAAAGCCCGAAAAGCAGAAGAAGTATTCGTCTGTATTCGGAGAGCAGTTTAATGCTGACGAAAGATATATGCCGAAGAACAGGGTATTCAAAAAGAGAAGGAACGGTTTTGTGAACTTCGTTACACGTCCTGTTACGATATTTGCGGCTTTCCTTGTTGTAGTGGTGGGCGCTAACCTGTGGTACAACTATTTCGGCCTTACGGTATCGAAGAAGGGCTTCCACGGAGTTATGCCGTACAAGAGCATTGCTCCGCAGTATACAGAATTTGTGCTTTCAAAAGAAAGCAAGGACGAAAAGAACACTAACCTCAGAAGCGAGGATAATTTCCTTAACTATATGTACAGGCTGAAAGAGGGCGAGAATTTCACTGCCATAATCTCGGCAAGAGGAGATGTGACGGGCGGATATAACGACGGTGCTTTATCGGCTGTAAAGGATCTGGGGCTTGAAAAGCTGCTTACGGCTCAGAAAAACCAGCGTTATATTGCGATAATAGAAGGCGGCAAGGTTGTCCGTGAGGAACTGTCGGATGACAGGATCGATACAGGCGTTATTGATGTGCTGGGCTATAAGACACAGATAATCAGCGACGCAGATGAATCGATTGTCAAAATGGGCAACAAGAACTACTCGCTAAACGAGCGTGGAATGAATATCGTGGTGCTTGACAACACAACGAGAAACATTGTTGACAAGGTACGTTTCAAGACGTATTACGTTATGCTGTCGGCAACAAGATAA
- a CDS encoding MBL fold metallo-hydrolase, whose translation MAKVVPVCSSSKGNSVFVGDSTSGVLVDAGCSFKALREGLALCGIPFEAVKAVLVTHEHIDHTKALGQITKRTSVPVYASDGTARKLFSDKLVEQTAVIHPLSEIKSVPVDMDIDFFHTPHDAAESVGYTLKFGEHKVACCTDLGYVTDEVRDNLLGSDTVYIEANYDPVLLKGNPKYPPYLKTRISGDHGHLSNGCSAEFCKELVAKGASRLILGHLSQENNSPKMAYEAVEKTLKTAGMSCGVDFTLDVAPVVTQGKYIII comes from the coding sequence ATGGCAAAGGTTGTTCCTGTATGCTCTTCAAGCAAGGGCAACAGCGTTTTTGTCGGTGACAGCACCTCTGGCGTACTTGTTGACGCAGGATGCAGTTTCAAGGCGCTGAGGGAAGGTCTGGCACTCTGCGGTATACCGTTTGAGGCGGTGAAGGCTGTGCTTGTGACGCACGAGCATATAGACCACACAAAAGCACTCGGACAGATAACGAAAAGAACGTCTGTTCCTGTGTACGCATCGGACGGCACTGCAAGAAAGCTGTTTTCTGACAAGCTGGTAGAGCAGACGGCGGTTATTCATCCGCTGTCGGAAATAAAGAGCGTACCTGTCGATATGGATATTGATTTTTTCCATACACCGCATGATGCTGCGGAAAGTGTAGGGTACACCCTGAAGTTCGGCGAGCATAAGGTCGCCTGCTGTACCGATTTAGGCTATGTTACCGATGAGGTGAGGGATAATCTGCTCGGAAGCGACACGGTATATATAGAGGCAAATTACGATCCTGTGCTGTTAAAGGGAAATCCGAAATATCCGCCGTATCTCAAAACGAGGATTTCGGGGGACCACGGACATCTTTCTAACGGCTGTTCGGCTGAGTTTTGTAAGGAACTTGTCGCAAAAGGTGCAAGCCGTCTGATACTCGGTCACTTAAGCCAGGAGAACAATTCTCCGAAAATGGCGTATGAGGCGGTAGAGAAAACGCTGAAAACCGCAGGAATGTCATGCGGAGTTGATTTTACGCTTGATGTTGCGCCTGTTGTGACACAGGGAAAATACATAATTATCTGA
- a CDS encoding UDP-N-acetylglucosamine 1-carboxyvinyltransferase, protein MEKFIIKGGTPLRGEVRISGAKNAAVAIIPAAILAEDKCILENVPSISDVDVALEILSSMGAQIRRLSKSKIEVDTSRIKDGTVPYELARSTRGSSYFLGALLGRFKKASVPLPGGCDLGSRPIDQHIKCFEALGAKTDIKHGIVDLSADRLIGTQIYFDKVTVGGTINALLACAKAEGLTIIENAAKEPHIVDLANFLNSMGADIMGAGTDVIKVKGVSQLHGTEYSVIPDQIEAGTFMVAAAATCGDITLKNVIPKHLEPITAKLRKIGVYVEIEDDTDNVRVVGRPHYEGTDIKTSPHPGFPTDMQPQMTTLLAMSNGTSMVTESIFDTRFKYVDELRRMGADITVDSRVAVVRGVDHLTGAPVKASDLRAGAALIIAGLAAQGTTEIEDIHHIERGYENMEIKLRALGADIVKRYYPDDEKMRKAL, encoded by the coding sequence TTGGAAAAGTTTATTATAAAAGGCGGCACTCCGCTGAGAGGCGAAGTGCGGATAAGCGGAGCGAAAAATGCGGCGGTAGCTATAATTCCTGCGGCGATACTTGCAGAAGATAAGTGCATACTGGAAAATGTACCGTCAATCAGTGATGTTGATGTTGCTCTTGAGATACTCTCGAGCATGGGAGCGCAGATAAGAAGGCTGAGTAAGTCGAAGATAGAGGTGGATACGTCAAGAATCAAGGACGGAACGGTACCTTATGAGCTTGCCCGCTCCACAAGAGGAAGCAGTTATTTTTTAGGTGCGCTGCTCGGCAGATTCAAGAAGGCAAGCGTGCCGCTACCGGGTGGGTGCGACCTTGGCAGCAGACCTATCGATCAGCATATCAAGTGCTTTGAGGCGCTTGGTGCAAAGACTGATATAAAGCACGGTATCGTTGACCTTTCGGCTGACAGGCTTATCGGTACGCAGATATATTTCGACAAGGTGACTGTCGGAGGAACGATAAATGCGCTTCTTGCCTGTGCAAAGGCAGAGGGCCTGACAATAATTGAAAATGCCGCCAAGGAGCCTCATATAGTGGACCTTGCGAATTTCCTCAACTCTATGGGTGCGGATATTATGGGCGCAGGTACGGACGTTATAAAGGTGAAGGGCGTTTCACAGCTTCACGGCACAGAGTATTCGGTCATCCCCGACCAGATAGAAGCGGGAACGTTTATGGTGGCTGCGGCGGCTACCTGCGGTGATATTACGCTGAAGAACGTTATACCGAAGCACCTTGAGCCTATTACGGCAAAGCTACGCAAGATAGGCGTTTATGTTGAGATAGAGGACGATACGGATAATGTAAGGGTAGTCGGCAGACCTCATTATGAGGGTACGGATATAAAGACTTCTCCGCATCCGGGATTTCCTACAGATATGCAACCGCAGATGACAACGCTCCTGGCAATGTCGAACGGTACAAGCATGGTAACGGAGAGCATATTCGATACACGTTTCAAGTATGTTGACGAGCTTCGCAGAATGGGTGCGGATATTACCGTTGACAGCAGGGTAGCGGTAGTAAGAGGCGTGGATCATCTTACGGGTGCTCCGGTAAAGGCGAGCGACCTCAGAGCAGGTGCGGCGCTTATCATTGCAGGTCTTGCGGCACAGGGTACTACGGAAATCGAAGATATTCACCATATTGAGCGTGGATATGAGAATATGGAAATAAAGCTGAGGGCACTTGGCGCTGATATAGTAAAGCGTTATTATCCCGATGACGAAAAGATGAGAAAGGCACTCTGA
- a CDS encoding energy-coupled thiamine transporter ThiT, which yields MKNEKVLTLVEGAVMVALATVLSFVKIVHLPWGGSITLLSMLPIIVFSIKRGVANGLAASFVFALIQFIQGCADGLFGWGLTPVALVACIFIDYIFAFTVLGLAGIFRKYGMPGVIGGSVMAMGLRLVCHYISGVLIFGSFGELWNGFTVNEPCLYSLLYNGAYMLPEIVFTVIGAVVLMSVPQTKRLIFKNV from the coding sequence ATGAAAAACGAAAAGGTACTTACACTTGTTGAGGGAGCGGTGATGGTTGCGCTTGCGACCGTGCTTAGCTTTGTCAAGATCGTTCATCTGCCGTGGGGCGGATCGATCACTCTGCTGTCGATGCTACCGATAATTGTCTTCAGCATCAAAAGAGGTGTGGCAAACGGTCTTGCGGCATCGTTTGTGTTTGCTCTGATACAGTTCATTCAAGGCTGTGCGGACGGGCTGTTCGGCTGGGGGCTTACTCCTGTGGCGCTTGTGGCGTGCATATTCATCGACTATATTTTTGCATTTACGGTGCTGGGGCTTGCGGGAATTTTCAGAAAATACGGAATGCCCGGAGTGATTGGCGGAAGCGTTATGGCTATGGGTCTGCGCCTTGTGTGCCATTATATAAGCGGAGTGCTGATATTCGGCTCATTCGGAGAGCTGTGGAACGGCTTTACCGTAAATGAGCCTTGTCTTTACAGTCTGCTTTATAACGGGGCGTATATGCTGCCGGAGATAGTGTTTACTGTTATCGGAGCGGTTGTATTGATGAGTGTTCCGCAGACGAAAAGGTTGATTTTCAAAAACGTATAA
- the yicI gene encoding alpha-xylosidase, which produces MKYSDGFWMNKSGYDVNYATQIYEVKATDNSITVYATNQWIGNRGMTLGGPVLEITFTSTLADSIKVTIEHYKGAVKKGPDFTLYEDANFKPVINEKDEYWELVSNKTSVRIGKAGGAWDIKYFYDGKLLTKEGWRTTSYIEEQPWLTDYRMEGTKAERFYAHASTDEPARIREMLNISVGENIYGFGEKFSTFVKNGQTVEVWNNDGGTCSEQTYKSIPFYVSSRNYGVFVNHPENVTFEVASETVSKVAFSVQGERMEYFVMGGKTIADVLGVYTTLTGKPALPPAYTFGLWLTTSFTTNYDEETVSFFIDEMARRDIPLEVFHFDCFWMKEFNWCDFTWDKRMFPDPKAMLARLKEKKIEICVWINPYIAQQSSLFDEGVKNGYFIKKTDGGVFQCDMWQPGMAIVDFTNPEACKWYKAKLRTLCEMGVDAFKTDFGERIPTADVVYSDGSDPYRMHNYYTYLYNKCVFEVLEEFYGKDKACLFARSATVGGQQFPVHWGGDCFSQYESMAETLRGGLSLCLSGFGYFSHDISGFEATGSPDLYKRWSAFGLMSSHSRLHGNSSYRVPWNFDEEACDVLRHFTKLKGRLMPYLFANAVKAHEKGVPMMRAMVMEYSDDPACLPLDRQYMFGDNLLIAPVFNEEGTAQFYLPKGKWTDIQTGEVLEGGNWYDKKYDYFSMGMYAKPNSIIAYGNFERNFAYDYVEGAKLVIYQLEDGKNTQCKIYDKDAKLELTVMAERNGDTITVTHTATDKHFTVESAEGLNVVISK; this is translated from the coding sequence ATGAAGTATTCAGACGGTTTCTGGATGAACAAGTCGGGCTACGACGTAAACTATGCAACTCAGATCTATGAGGTAAAGGCTACAGACAACTCGATAACCGTATATGCCACTAACCAGTGGATCGGTAACAGAGGAATGACGCTTGGCGGTCCTGTTCTTGAGATCACCTTTACATCTACGCTTGCCGATTCAATCAAGGTTACGATCGAGCATTACAAGGGCGCTGTAAAGAAGGGTCCGGACTTCACATTATATGAGGATGCAAACTTCAAGCCTGTTATAAACGAGAAGGACGAGTACTGGGAGCTTGTTTCGAACAAGACCTCGGTAAGAATCGGCAAGGCAGGCGGAGCATGGGATATAAAATACTTCTATGACGGAAAGCTGCTCACAAAGGAAGGCTGGAGAACAACTTCTTATATCGAAGAACAGCCCTGGCTCACAGACTACCGTATGGAAGGCACAAAGGCGGAGCGTTTCTACGCACACGCATCTACAGACGAGCCTGCAAGAATAAGAGAGATGCTCAACATCTCCGTAGGCGAGAACATCTACGGCTTCGGCGAGAAGTTCTCTACATTCGTAAAGAACGGTCAGACGGTAGAAGTATGGAACAACGACGGCGGTACCTGCTCTGAGCAGACATACAAGTCAATCCCCTTCTATGTATCATCAAGAAACTACGGTGTATTTGTAAATCACCCCGAGAACGTTACATTTGAAGTAGCAAGCGAAACGGTTTCAAAGGTTGCTTTCTCCGTTCAGGGCGAGAGAATGGAATACTTCGTAATGGGCGGTAAGACAATCGCAGACGTACTCGGCGTTTACACAACGCTGACAGGTAAGCCTGCACTTCCTCCTGCATATACATTCGGTCTGTGGCTGACAACATCATTCACTACAAACTATGACGAGGAAACAGTTTCGTTCTTCATAGACGAAATGGCAAGACGTGATATTCCTCTGGAGGTATTCCACTTCGACTGCTTCTGGATGAAGGAATTCAACTGGTGCGACTTCACCTGGGATAAGAGAATGTTCCCCGATCCTAAGGCTATGCTCGCACGTCTTAAGGAAAAGAAAATTGAAATCTGCGTATGGATAAACCCCTATATCGCTCAGCAGTCATCCTTATTTGACGAGGGCGTAAAGAACGGCTACTTCATCAAGAAGACGGACGGCGGCGTATTCCAGTGCGATATGTGGCAGCCCGGTATGGCTATCGTTGACTTTACGAATCCTGAGGCTTGCAAGTGGTACAAGGCAAAGCTGAGAACGCTGTGCGAGATGGGCGTTGACGCATTCAAGACGGACTTCGGTGAGAGAATACCCACAGCCGATGTTGTATACAGCGACGGCTCCGATCCTTACAGAATGCACAACTACTACACATATCTCTACAACAAGTGTGTATTTGAGGTGCTTGAGGAATTCTACGGCAAGGACAAGGCTTGTCTGTTCGCACGTTCTGCTACGGTCGGCGGTCAGCAGTTCCCTGTACACTGGGGCGGCGACTGCTTCAGCCAGTACGAATCAATGGCTGAAACGCTCCGTGGAGGACTTTCACTCTGCTTATCAGGCTTTGGCTACTTCAGCCACGATATTTCGGGCTTTGAGGCTACAGGCTCACCCGACTTATACAAGAGATGGTCTGCATTCGGCCTTATGTCTTCACATTCAAGACTTCACGGCAACAGCTCATACAGAGTACCGTGGAACTTTGACGAAGAAGCGTGCGACGTTCTGCGTCACTTCACAAAGCTCAAGGGTCGCCTGATGCCGTATCTGTTCGCTAACGCAGTAAAGGCTCACGAAAAGGGCGTTCCCATGATGAGAGCTATGGTTATGGAATACAGCGACGATCCTGCCTGCTTACCTCTTGACAGACAGTATATGTTCGGTGATAATCTGCTTATCGCTCCCGTATTCAACGAGGAGGGTACTGCTCAGTTCTATCTGCCCAAGGGCAAGTGGACCGATATTCAGACAGGAGAAGTTCTTGAGGGCGGTAACTGGTACGACAAGAAGTACGACTACTTCTCAATGGGTATGTATGCTAAGCCCAACAGCATAATCGCTTACGGTAACTTTGAGCGTAACTTCGCATATGACTATGTTGAGGGCGCAAAGCTCGTTATCTATCAGCTTGAGGACGGCAAGAACACTCAGTGCAAGATCTACGATAAGGACGCTAAGCTCGAGCTTACTGTTATGGCTGAGAGAAACGGCGATACAATCACTGTTACACATACAGCTACAGACAAGCACTTCACAGTTGAAAGCGCAGAGGGTCTGAACGTAGTTATAAGCAAGTAA